The genomic stretch TCCAAAAAAACATTGAAAGCTTATATGCATGTGGAGGTGGAAACTTATATAATTGTCAATTAACTATAATTTCTAAATTCTCACTGGCAATGTCCTCCCCCATTTTGGCGGACTCATGGAACCTTAAGCGTTTGCATCTGTTCAACGGACCATAATATctttaagttttatttgttaatattttaattaaacttctactaacaaaatatttcaaataagaGCCATCGGTTAACTCTATGGATTATCTTGTCTAAAACTCTTAGTTTCTTCATATGTGGGGTTTGCAgtaaatgaaaatgatatacAGAAAACCTTGATTGAGGCTGTCCCAAAAATGTTGAATTGGATCATCACATTCAAAGACTCACAGGTACGCTTATGTAGTTTTCTCATTGCTGTTACTCGTGTTCTTGATTATCTTTTTGTATTACTATGGATTGGGTTCATTATTGCCAAAACTTAACCTCATCCTAGCTGGATTGATTGTGAACCCCATAAATTCCTGCATGGAGCCAATTCATTTATTTGTAACTCCATTTTACAGGACTGCACTGagggggcttttttttttttttttttgggtgcacTTGTTTATGTCGTAGTGGTAATTGTAACATTGTAATACCCTATAACCTGTATCCAAATTGTGTAAATAGACCTACATTAGCACCTGTTGCAAGTCCCCAATTCTCATGTCCAACCCGTtcttgggggggggggggtttaGGATGCATGAACCCACCCCATTTCCATCCCAAAGTTGCTATTCACGcctttatattttgtttatatgaTCTActctacaatttatttattttatctacttTTGTATTCTTCTTGCATTGTTAGACATTTTATGTGTTACAGAAATAAATTTGTATTTGTAGATAtacaatttctctttttcttggttgTTGGTGTGCTTGAACCCTTATAGATGTAGGCATAATATGTTGCCGTTCTATCTTATAAAGCTATGGAGACTTCCAACTCTTGCGTCTAATGATTTTATAATTTGTCTGTTGGTAGGTTTCAAAAGCTCCTTCTGTGGATTTTGGATCTGATGATGGGCTGAAAAAAGTTAACATATCTGAGGCAAGGCCTCTCGCCTACTTGTAATTGCATGAtttgtcattttcaattttGCACCTATACACATGCATTCATggttattatacatttatagaTCATATGAACATAATTTTACATGGTTTGCATGCATAGATTTTGATTTGCATGTACACTACCTATCTTTCTGGCAGTCCCTATAAATTTAGGACAAACCCACACCTGATAATTGATGGTAGTAGCATAAATTTCAATcaatattcatatatttatcaCAATTGTAGTTGTCTCTAGTTGCAATTACCCTGTGAGAGACACTTCTAGTTATGTGAAGTTTGAGATTGTAAAATGGAGTGCTACTTTCTCTTTATTCAGATCAATGTAGATGAAATTGACATTATATTTAGAAGATTTCTGTTGTAAATGCAGGTAATTGATATTGAGGAGATGGCATGGGCCCCTAAATATGGCTTGAAAGGGATGATTGATGCTTCTGTCAGAGTCAGTATAacatcaaacaaaaatcaagctAATGAGAAGATTATGCCTTTAGAGTTTAAAACTGGAAAAGTATCGAATGGCCAGGCAAGTTTATAATTGCTACTGCAATTTGTTAGCCAAGAAATGCTagaatatttgaaaatttgaaatactCAAATCACCTTATCTTCTATGGTATTATCCTTTTTTTGACACTTATGATTTATGCAGTCATCTATGGAACATTCTGCACAAGTAATCTTTTACACTCTCCTTATGTCTGAGAGGTAAGCCTATTatccttcctttctttttttgggaaaaaaaaaaaaaccggggggggggaggggggtgttGATGTCAGATGCCTCTGTTATGGagattttttaagaataaaaacatACTTTTATTTACTTTGTTTTCATTCAGGTACAAAATGCATATTGATCGTGGTCTTCTATATTATCTTCAGTCAGATCAGACGCAGGTAAATTCAGATATAACTACGCAAGcattttctcaaacttttaagGTTATTGAGTGGTATTTACCATCTATAAAGGGAATTGTGGTTCAAAGATCTGATTTGGTTGGGCTAATTATGCGTCGTAATGAACTTGCAAATGATATTCTCAAGGCATCAACAGTGCAACAATTACCCCCAATGATACAGGTATGACTGTTACCGAATTGTTAAGTATAATGTGTTTCTGGACAACACCTTGCTGGACTTGTATTTGATATTCTTGCAATTTTCTACAGAGTCTGAACATGTGTAAAGGTTGTCGCCATCTTAATGTTTGTAGCATCTATCATAAGGTAATCTTTTGATTTGAAGGACTCAAAAGTTGTTATGCTACTTAACTGCTTCTGTTTGTTGGCTATGGGAGTGGGGTAATGGGAATCTCATTCACAAGCTAGTCATTCCCCCATGTTTGGTTTGTGTAAATTCCATTATCAATGCAATGAGAATGaattttttgatgaaaaaaaaggTTCTTTATCATTGCAAtgagaatgatttttttttttttacataaccTGGTATCTCCATGCCTAGGAAATGTGAGAAAACTTATTCCCACCAAGTCAATGGTACCTGATTCCGCAAAATTCATTTATTGTCATATGGCCTTGAGAACTCTATTTAGTTCTCTGTTGGTGTTGTCGTCAGCATTAATGTGATATTGATGCAGGCACATGGTGGAAGCATCGAAACTAGTGGATTAGGAGATGTGTTTGATTCACATACTAGCCACCTAACAGTTCCTCATTGCACATTCCTTCAGCGCTGGGACCGGTTGATTGACTTAGAAGCTAGAGAGATTGAGGTGCATTTTTGAAGCCATTAtgtccattttttatttatgctagactccccaaaatattttacataatTCTTTGACacgccttttcttttttattctcagcttgtaaagaaaaaaatctgGCGTTCGCATAGTTTGAAGAGTGATAATTCCACTAGTTTCCTTTCTTCTCTTGTTCTTGATGCTTCAGATGAACTTCCACATCAGAAGTCTCATAAAGAAAACCGGTTCATTTATCGTTTTGTGTATCGAGATCTAACATCTTTCAATATGAAAGCTTCTGATGGACATTCTTCAACTGTTGACACTTCTCCAACAAGTGATATGGACTGCACACTTAAAAGTGGAGACTATGTGGTacactttttttcttgtattagaTTTGTGCATGATGTCATTTTAGCTAAGTTCACATCAAATAGAAGTGAACTTTTAGCACAACTTTGACTTGAACTGCGCTAACTTTTTGGTAATTTCTGATGCCTTTTCTGTTCATTAACTATACAAGCTTATCTTATTGATGCATGCACAAAAAAGCTGTTGTTTGCTTTCTTAAGCAACTACAATGTACAAACTTACAAAGCTACTTTATGAGTTAGCAAGCATGATGGTCCAATTTCTTCCGCTAACATATGACAATTTATGAGCTGCATTTGCACATTATGCTTGTAATAATTTCTATATCGTGCGGCATATttcctctttaatttttctcataatagttagttttgtattttcctCCTGTTATGTTTAGATACTTAGCACCGAATCTGGCCATCTAACCATTGCAAGTGGGGTCATTACAGAGATCAGTCGCTTTCACGTTTTTGTAAGTATTTCATTTGCTATAACTCTTCATATCTACTACTGTAAACTGACAAATTAGTTAATTGGTGACAAACCTGCCTCAGCAGGATGCCGTACGGAACATACTAGTTTCTGTTCTTGAACTACgatattttaatgaatttatcaGTTTACAAATTGTCTTCTATAAAACTCTAGGTTTCTTTTTCTAAGCGCCTACGACTTCCTGGGAGCAATCCTTCTTCAGAAGCCCAGAATCTTTTTAGAGAGGTTTGGCGGATTGACAAGGATGAATTTATGACTTCGTTTGCAGTAATGAGGTGCatgtattttaattattcaGAGGTGTTTTGTAGCATTAAACTTGTACCGTGGCTGAATTCATGCTTGATGTTATTTTTTGAAGGTTTAACCTTGTACAACTTTTTCTACAAAGTGTGCAAAGTACTCATCTTCGGAAGATAATTGTTGACCTTGAGGTGAATATTTGTTGCTATCTTGTTGGTCCTGGATGTTTTCACGTTTTGCTAATCCTATGGCGCCTTTTTTGCATGGTTCTGCACGTGTGCATCCTTTTAGGCTCCTAAATTTGACAGTGGATGTATATTCAGCCAAGATCCAGCAATAGCTTATGTATGGTCAGAGAAGAATTTGAATGATGATCAGCGTCGAGCTATCCTTAAGGTTTTCTGTACAGCATGCTGACAACCCAATTTATTGAACAGTTACTTGTTGAAGCTATTCTGACCAATTATCTATTATTCAGATACTTACAGCAAAGGATTACGCTCTAATACTAGGAATGCCTGGAACGGGCAAGACTTCTACAATGGTGCATGCTGTGAAGGCCTTGTTGATGAGAGGTGCATCCATCTTGCTTACATCCTATACAAACTCCGCTGTTGATAATTTgcttataaaattaaaagctcAGGTCATTACTACCGTCCTTTCATCTTGTATTACTATATAAATGTTTggtttcttccattttttttttcttttttcattttctttatctttcaCTCTTGTTATATTATGTTTCAAGTGGCCAGTGAATGTACTTTTTCGGCTTGAGTTAATTATTTTGTGTGTTGCTTACTACTTTTTACTTGTATGAAGCTTATTTCGGAATGAATTTTGTTATAAGTTATTTGTAAACCAAGTAATAAAAGATTTGTAATAGGTTTAAGAGTAAAAAGGAAATAAGATTGTGTTTGTTGCTAATATGATTTTGAAACTATGGGGAACTTGTTTCTATAGCCACTTTTGGTCTTTCATGTTACGTGATGCCTTGTATACAGTAGCCCAACTGAATGAAAACTTTGAATCccaatttcctttttctatgATAAGCATGTTTGGCTGTAATGCAGTATTTGGTGCACTGGCAACATGCCCATAAGTTCGATCTATAAAGTTTCCTTAAACTGAGGTCTTATCTATGATTTGTTATTGATTTATTGGTAATCATGCCTATTCGTTCCACTTCAgtcaatttttcttttggtgttgCCTCTAGCATTGGGCACACCGGAATGCTTAGTGAGAAGCAATTAGAAGTTCTCAATCCTCAGTGTAAGCAGTGCTTTCTCAGTCTTCAAAACCAATTGTGGTGGAGATGCACATCAATTCATTCTTCTGATTGTCTTTATGATTCTATGATGATCATTGCACCCTGTATcctcatgttaaattactattatCAATTTCTCTTGCGTGgtattgaaatttaaaattagcaGGGCATTGATTTTGTACGTATTGGAAGACATGAAGCTGTACATGAGGAAGTTCGGGGACATTGCTTTTCTGGTCagattaaaaattgttaagagCATTCCTTGGAATAAAATCAGTTTATTTCTTATCCATCTTATGTTAAATGTTTCTATGACAGCGATGAACATACAAAGCGTCAAAGATGTTAAACTAAGATTAGACCAAGTCAAAGTTGTTGCAGTTACTTGTCTTGGAATTACCAGTCCCTTGCTCGCCAACAAGAGATTTGATGTCTGCATCATGGATGAAGCTGGACAGACTACCCTCCCAGTATGCTTCCTTTCTTGTTTGTGTTCTACTGTatctataaattaatttttgttgagTAGGTTTTTAAAATGCAACTGGAGGCATCTTCTTAAAACTAAAATCAATGAAGTGGGCATACTGAAATTTTTTGGCTGAGAGAGATTTAGAAAAGTGAatcgctttctctctctctctctagaaacaCACATATGTACATGCAACTACACACAAGCAAGCGTGCAGACTCACACAAAAACATACACAGTATTTTCATTTCTATATCAGTCACACGTGTGGACAGTGAACATATCTTTCCCTCAGAATAAGATATGGATGGATGGCGTGTGTGATTGCCCTTTGGTCTACTTGATTATTAACTATGAAAGTTGATATTTTGAAACACACCAATAAATTTGAAGCATGCATTACGATAATGTTTGGTAATAATTATGAAACATAGCTTGAATGTGTATATTTGAGATGGGTGAgagcacaaaaaaaaatggtaaaataaGAAAGGAATGTTATAGACATGTAAAATAGGGACTAGCTGCTAATTTTTAGGTGATTTCCAGTTTTGGCAATTTGAGTGTTTCTATGTTTGGGCCGCACATCTCTGATAGGGGCAAAGCCtgtatgttttctttttaaaactgaTGCTGTTTCTAAACTTCATATGTCCACTTTGATAATGTGTAGATTTTACTACTGCATAACTTCTTTGTGTCAGAGTATATCTTGTGGAgagttaaaatatgaatatcatGCATTTCAGGTTGTGCATCTTGCATATGGTTGAAAGTAAAGCTTAGTTAAGTTGCGTTTATTGTTCTGCCTATATACTTAGGACTGTTTACTGTTAATGACATGGTGGTCCAGTTTATGAAAAATTGTTTAATGTAGAGAATCATTGTTAATAAATGCTGTTTGTTGTGTTAGACTCTAATGGATTTATGGGTGATTATCCTATCAGGTATCTCTGGGACCCTTGATGTTTGCTTCAACATTTGTACTTGTTGGTGACCATTATCAACTGCCTCCTCTTGTCCAGGTGATATGTCTTATGTGTTTATAGTTCTATTTGCTTAACTTTTCGTGCCGTAATGTTTTAAGCTCATTAAAAGTATGGTGCTTATCAATTTCTAGAGTACAGAGGCTCGGGAGAGTGGAATGGGGATAAGCTTGTTTTGCAGGCTGTCAGAAGCACATCCTCAGGCAATTTCAGCACTGCAGAGCCAGGTTACATGAATTCAGTGTTGGATTTAAAGTCTTGACTCTTTATTTGGTACTTGTTCTGTACCAGGTCTACTTACTAAGCTGATCTGTATGCAGTACCGTATGTGTCAAGGCATTATGGAACTATCAAATGCCTTGATATATGGTGACAGATTACGTTGTGGTTCCCCCGAAGTAGCCAATGCCAAACTTCAGTTTTCTAGTTTAAAGTCTTGTTCATTGTGGCTAAAGGAGGTAAAAGCATTCTTTTGCATGCAGTTCAATTGTGATCTATTCTCTTCTTGCTTGTAGTTGATGTGCAATTTTCTGTGGTCATCTTGTGTATGGTTAGTTTTGTGCAATTGAAATTCATCTTTCAATTTTAAACTTGTAGATATTAAATGACCTTATCGAGTGATTCACGATTGCAGGTTTTGAATCCAGCCAAACCAGTCATATTTATTGATACAggtttacaaatatcaagtcaTTTGCTTTTCATGTAATTTCCATTCACGGATTTTTATTAGATGGCGTGGTTTCTTACATATCATTTTTTCACAACTCAGATATGTTGCCTGCTTTTGAGGCAAAAGATAAAAAGACTCTGAATAATCCAATTGAAGCTTACATAATTGCAGAGGTATGGTTTTAGTTTAAATGTGCTGTAAATAGTTCTTGTCACCTAAGGCCCAGTATCAATTTATTTGAATTCTGTTTCTTGATGCAAGCTCTATAAGTACTTTAAAGCTTTAATGAATAATATTTGTTCCCCATTTCGTTCATAATATAGGTCACCGAGCAATTGGTTAACAATGGAATTGGAGGGGAAGATATTGGCATCATTACCCCTTATAATTCCCAGGCAAATCTCATCCGCCATGCTGTATACATAACCTCTGTGGAGATACATACCATTGATAAATACCAGGTGAGGCTGAGTATATGACTATTGTGTCATGTTTATTTTTCTGAATCTGTTTTGATAATTAGCGCTTTACTTAATAACGATCACATCCTATATCATTGAAATTTGTaacatattatttctttttctttttctctttggtcTAGGGAAGAGACAAGGACTGCATTCTTGTGTCATTTGTTAGGTCTAGTGAAAATCCAAGGGACTGCTCTTCCTCCCTTCTTGGTGACTGGCATAGGATTAATGTGGCTCTCACGCGTGCAAAGGTAGGCATAAGAAGTTCTTTCCCTGtatcaaaaattaatatttggcCATAAATTTCGAGTTTACTTGAACATTTGGGTTGCAATTGTAAATCTGCTGCTTGGTGAGTTGATTATATGGGGAAATGGaggggaaaagaaaattgaagcaTCCTTGATGTTAGCATCTCACATGGAAACAATCTCttgtttcatttttgtttcGACAGAAAAAGATGATCATGGTAGGGTCATGCAAAACCCTATCCAAGGTTCCATTACTGAAGCTCCTCATCAAGAAAGTTGATGAGCAATCAGGCATTCTGAGTGTATGCAAGAAGGATATCAGTTACAGGGGAGAGCTGAAGAGATGCTCCCAGTTCAGATAAAATTTTCCCCCTTTTCCATTCCTTGTCagtgtaaataaaataattttgataatttttttttacctatatAAAGATTTTGTATAGAAGGAAAACTTATTTTCTTGTAACATTTTTGGAAATGTAAATAAGAaactgctctctctctttctatctcaTATGAACATGCGAATCAAATGTTGGAGGCATAGAGTGTAAATAGTCGGATTCATAGTGTTTCCTCGAGAAACAGATGTAAAATGCACCATTTGAACTTGGTTGATTTGATGGACGAGATGGTTAATAAGCTCTCTTTACCTTTGCTTACAAAGAAAATTTCATCTGAAATTCACATTTTACCTCTTGTGCAACAAGCGAATCCCGATCATAATTTTCATGAGAAAGTGAGATAATGAAACATATAGATATCTCATGGTGTTTTTCACAACGAAGAAATAAGTACTTGAAAGTACATCtagcattttttaattttgtttcttcttaaATAAACCAcgactctttttgtttttcattttaagatatgctatatactatatttttatcttataatgtTGATGTGGTAGTCCAAATCTaactttaattgttttttttttttcctaaataaggAACGATTCTATGGTTGGTTGGGACTgtcatatttataattatacaataaaaatgtaatttatggcattactttttatttgtttatttttatcaattcccCCATTTGCCACtatcaaaggaaaaaaatgaactCGCGCTCTCTTCTCTCCTGAATATAGAGAAGAAAGCCAAAAGCCAAAAGTTGTCTCCCTCCTACTCCTCCCCCTTTCACCCTCCTCACTTACTGCTCTctgcttttctctctttttgagaACTCATTTATCTCTAGAGTTTTTTCTAGATCCTCTAGTCTCTTATGAGACTTTATCTATCGTCTTTGATGATTTATCCCCGATCATCCAAAAAACATAGTCCTAGTCTTTTCCCCACACCTCCCTCCTCGCCAGTTGCCTTCTCAACCGCGTTGCTGGCCGGATCTTTGAATTTTAAGAAtgggttttttcaaaatcagatcTTCCTTTCTTCGACAGTTCTAGCCTACAATGCGCCATGCTAGCACCCTCATTTGTGTCTCGACTTCCCAGCGCCATCATCTGCGCCTCCCCCTCCCTCACATCTACTCTCATGTTTGGCTTCTTTGGAAGTCGGGTTATATCTAAGTTTATAGGGTTCTTTTACTCCCAATGGTTTTATCCATCATAGTGGGCTGCAGCCGTCAAAAGCTGTATTCCCAAGTGACTTTCACCTTCTTAAATTTCCTTCAGGGCTCTGAGGTGCTTGTAGTCTATCTTAGTTAGGTTACTGTATtctacttaatatatatatatagtgccaCTTGTTGCCACAGACATACATGTAGACATACAAGAAGAGAGATGTGGTTCACCTCAGCTTTGGGGATGAAACCCTTCACCAACAATCTTCCCATCCTTGACCAAAAAAACACCAACTACCATGGGGATTGGGACTCATCCAAAACACCTCCTCACCATCGTTATTGTGTGCCGCCCCACATTTTATCCTAACCAAGCCACCATGCATGGTCTTCctgagaaaaaggaaaaaggtgTCTGAGCCCGGGTTCGAACCGGGGACCTCTAGTGTGTGAGACTAGCGTGATAACCGACTACACCACCCAGACGCCTTGCTAGTTGCCTTATCAAACTACAATGATAATTATATATAACGTATACTTTATCTTCGAAGAATTTCTCACTTCCTCACAATCAAGCGACTTGTCTTTTGAAAAAGCTCGAACTAGATTGTTTTTGGAAGTTTAGACATCTTTTTAAAAAGGTTTCCAATTTTTCACTAgttctctatttttgttttttttttgaaaaaattaatcgtatgatgaagattttaaaatcttaaccaatttttttttttaattaaatacttgacatttttattatttaatgaaaTACAATTTATGAGAATTATGCCAACCCTAAAATTTCCCTCAGAGATTTTAGATCCTTCCTAAACTTTAAaccaaatgataattttaaaacccacatcaatttttaaaaaacacgaGGCGGACGCTTAGTATCACTATGCATGCATGCTATGACAAACCTATTGTTCAACCTAAGTACCTAACCACAGGTTGCTGGTGTTGCTGCCTGCATTCAATTCATTATGTACTCTTATCCATAATCCCCCATTTAATTACTCAATGACATGGAAAGAAAATCATACCTTCCACCGTCCCGGCCCATTATATGAAATGAATATGTtgttacattatttaaattttttaaataatttgacaCTATATAAACTATTATAATACGTGATTctctttagaaaaaataaataaataaataaaagagtcaTACATACATCGTACATGGTAAATGCTCTTTAGGAAATCCTTCTTCAAACCCACAATTTCCTtagattttatgttttcattaaAACCCATATAGAATTATCTTATTCTTTGCCAAAATTGTAGAGCTCGAGATTGACTTTGTGGAAAGCAATTATATATGTAAAGCAAAATCAGAGTCGAGATTATGTTTCCAAGCAATTACAGAAATAAATATTTAACCATAATATTGTAGaatttatatatgcatgtgtcCCTATAAATACCAGTTATATATCAAACCCCGATATTGttcatatataatattataattatcaAAGGCCATGTCTTCTAGGAGTACTCTCTTTGGTTTTGTTATCTTCTCCATTTTTCTGTTGATTAATCATGGAGTCTCTTCAGTAGAATATGGGGAAGCTCTGACAAAATCTTTGTTGTATTTTGAGGCTCAACGATCAGGGAAGCTGCCATCTAACCAGAGAGTGCAATGGCGGGGAGATTCTGGGCTTCGAGATGGCAGTGGTGGAGGAGTAAGATTATTTTTACgtgtttttaattagaaaattttttatgtttattttatgttttgttttttgggtagAAAATTTTGAGAGAATATGATGATGAGGGAGTTTGTCATTTAAATTCTAtggaaaatatttaaaatcCTTTATGCTTTTTCGAATTTTGCATTTTAGactagaattttcaattgggcTGATTAATTTTATGCCCAAGTTTATAAAGATTTAAATCTAAAATCTCAAGCCATTTTTCTTCtagtaaataactaaaatagtaTGACAAGACTATTTTTCCAttctcataaataaataaataactttaaatatatagtttttttcatgtcattttcgttatttatttttaaaaaatgactatGAGGATttggatttaaaatttttgtgaactcaatattaaaattgtaaaattaaaaattcaggtctaaaacataaaatttgaaaaaacacaGAAGATTTATGGAATATATTCCTttaataatgaaaaatcattttcaattgTTTGGTTGAATTTTAACATAATGTAATTCATGATACGTTTCTTTGCTTATATTGGCCTTCTTTCCAGTTCTGACACATTTtttagcaatatatatataatccaaccATTTTGTTTTATCGGTAATTCTacatttacaaattttttacaagTTGCTGACACATATAATCAACCTGCGATTGAAGCCATGCATGTTACTTTCCAATCACACACTAATAcatgttaataaattttaaaaagagttataaatgtaacatttttattttctttggtaaGAATTGTTTGTGTAACATTACTAAATGTTacgaatgaatttttttatacgTACGTACTAGGTTGATCTTGTGGGAGGATATTACGACGCCGGGGACAACGTAAAGTTTGGTTTCCCCATGGCTTTCACGATGACAATGCTTTCATGGAGCGCAGTAGATTTCCGAGCACAACTCGAGGCCAAGAAGGAGCTTTCAAATGCACTGGACGCCATCAAGTGGGGCGCTGATTACCTGATCAAAGCCCATCCCGAGCCGAACGTTCTCTACGGTGAAGTCGGCGACGGCAACTCCGACCATGAGTGTTGGCAGAGGCCGGAAGACATGACAACCCCACGAACATCTTATAGGATTGATGAACAGCACCCAGGCTCTGATCTTGCTGCTGAAACTGCTGCTGCTCTTGCTGCTGCTTCTATTGCTTTCAAGCAAACAGACTCCATTTATGCTTCCCAGCTTTTAGGCCATGCAAAACAGGTTtcacatcatcatcatcataatcatcatcattatcgtcGTCGTTCTTACAATTATTATCGGAATTTGTCATTTAGGATGtatgtgattttttgttttctgaccACATTGGTCGGATGTATGTGTTGTTGAATTATTTCGCTCCTCtttggaaattaaattttttttctctatttgtgCATGTCTTACACTTTGTCGCATGTTAAAAAtctagaataattttttttgtgctttatAAGGAATTGTTTTAGTTTCTTTAAGAACTAAAATAACTTTTGAGTAGACATATATGCTAGCTAGCGGTGTCGCTCAATGTACGTGTAGTTGCGCATTGACGCAGGAGTCATGGGCTTATTATTTTTGTGTGCATTTTTGGACATGTACAACTGTTATaccaacaatcaatttttttgttcgAATTTTACAGTTATGAATGCACATGCATAACTGCTATACCAActgtcaatttttttctttccaacaaTCATATCGAACTAGTAATGAGCTGTTGTTTCAACAATCGTATTTTAATAgttgagtaatgatataaggaagacTAGAGTCCTCACAAATGtgacatgacttttaaaattactattgaatttgagaggatcattattaaattttgatctattagtgattttaaatacCACATCACATTTTTAAAGACTCTAAAAGAACTCTAGTCTTTCTTATATGATTACTCAGTCATAAGCTATTGTTTGAACTATCATAGTTTAACAGTTATAAACTACTGTTTCCGCTGTTACACATTTTTCTTGTTCAAAACAATCTTCACACTACTATTCGGGCAATTAATATTGTATCCTGGTCAGGACAAAATTGTTGTATAAATTCCATTGtttatcaaacaaatatatatgttcTGATTTTTGTCACACACACTGCTAACACAACATACTATTACTATATGCCATTGTTTGCATGCAGCTCTATGACTTCGCAAGCAATCACCAAGGGTTGTACCAAAACAGCATTCCTGTAGCAGGACAATTCTACAGCAGCAGTGGATTTGAGGTAGTGTTATTGCATGTCTTTGCAGATTGTAATTGAAacttaggattttttttaattttttatgaaatttcccGAAAGATAAAAGGAGTTGATCATGTTCTGAATATGCCT from Corylus avellana chromosome ca1, CavTom2PMs-1.0 encodes the following:
- the LOC132181879 gene encoding DNA replication ATP-dependent helicase/nuclease JHS1 isoform X1, with the protein product MPPRKKPNSSSSSSSASSSSSKKSNPTNQPQPSKFGIQHFFERHTQNALLASQNPKPASPSNAAVSTSQNPATDAPRSGPEKSGLPVPSPSSDPENAPNLQKPDSNHKVSASREPEKCLGSLANDPNNASQNTPSDNIAAMGFSADENLSEVSPEVSKSVSLKRFKFSPGMLIKQSQDDGGDEVTWKISPVNEKLQAVSKRIPEMMKVLADSSRLNALHLCQCSQNKISPGTAGKVEKWLSSPSKKADEKSLVSTNRVGLKRVNPDRDMDLYGNENELTSTGVASRQSPFRTPPSLSYCHDKIANGVACNGASDQLGLRQHKKALLELLDQVEDVISVEDSLSSDMEAYSSKSLDRNDDEMPVKVDPAVERVAVDLPEEVTGASSNCNFLVLEVSERCRPADSSGTQCPYKVLRLLNEHSGEERAVYLWEEWFYSVVAPGDTVNVIGEFDDQGKCDIDRDSNFIIVHPDILLSGTRVAGSFSCPRRTVLDERLKSSEYSTAALIGTLLHQIFQAGLMKEVPTIQFLEEYARVVLQKNIESLYACGVNENDIQKTLIEAVPKMLNWIITFKDSQVSKAPSVDFGSDDGLKKVNISEVIDIEEMAWAPKYGLKGMIDASVRVSITSNKNQANEKIMPLEFKTGKVSNGQSSMEHSAQVIFYTLLMSERYKMHIDRGLLYYLQSDQTQGIVVQRSDLVGLIMRRNELANDILKASTVQQLPPMIQSLNMCKGCRHLNVCSIYHKAHGGSIETSGLGDVFDSHTSHLTVPHCTFLQRWDRLIDLEAREIELVKKKIWRSHSLKSDNSTSFLSSLVLDASDELPHQKSHKENRFIYRFVYRDLTSFNMKASDGHSSTVDTSPTSDMDCTLKSGDYVILSTESGHLTIASGVITEISRFHVFVSFSKRLRLPGSNPSSEAQNLFREVWRIDKDEFMTSFAVMRFNLVQLFLQSVQSTHLRKIIVDLEAPKFDSGCIFSQDPAIAYVWSEKNLNDDQRRAILKILTAKDYALILGMPGTGKTSTMVHAVKALLMRGASILLTSYTNSAVDNLLIKLKAQGIDFVRIGRHEAVHEEVRGHCFSAMNIQSVKDVKLRLDQVKVVAVTCLGITSPLLANKRFDVCIMDEAGQTTLPVSLGPLMFASTFVLVGDHYQLPPLVQSTEARESGMGISLFCRLSEAHPQAISALQSQYRMCQGIMELSNALIYGDRLRCGSPEVANAKLQFSSLKSCSLWLKEVLNPAKPVIFIDTDMLPAFEAKDKKTLNNPIEAYIIAEVTEQLVNNGIGGEDIGIITPYNSQANLIRHAVYITSVEIHTIDKYQGRDKDCILVSFVRSSENPRDCSSSLLGDWHRINVALTRAKKKMIMVGSCKTLSKVPLLKLLIKKVDEQSGILSVCKKDISYRGELKRCSQFR